Below is a genomic region from Methanofollis sp. UBA420.
GTCGAACATCATGCCGTCCTCTGCAAGACGGAGGGAGTGGCCGTGCACGGTCGCACCACGCATGCTGACGAGGGCGGGGTCGAACATCTCGGTCTCGATCAGGGTCTTGGCGTACTGGTCGAGGTCGCGCTCGCGGCACTCGACGATCTGGCGGCCAGAGAGGGTGCCGGGGTCGATGGCGCGGAAGCGGTACATTTCTGCGTAGGTCCGCTGGTACGGCTGGGACGGGGCGTTGAACATCGAGTCCGCAAACTGGACGTACCTGACACGGTCGCCGGCCTTTGCGCCCTCGGTGGGCTTGACAAGCTTGCGCATCGGGTCTGCGGGCTCCTGCTGCTCGGCCAGGGGCGGGTGGGCGCTCGGGTAAGCCGCACCGGGTGCGCGGTGGCCGAGGACCAGGACGACGTCCTCGTCAGTGACCTCACGGAGTTTTTCGAGTTTGTAGTTGGGATTCATCTGGTTGCGCCTGTTCTGGGCAACGATAGAAGTTCCCGGACCATACTGTGGAGTGTATGCCATTTTGTCACCTCAATCGGTTAAATCTGGTGTATATTCTGTCTGGAGATATCCTGACAGTCTTCCCCCTGCTCCGGGCGGGTGGGAATCGGGATGATGATCGGTCCGTCTTTCTTTCTGGGATCGACGAGTCCGATGACG
It encodes:
- the mcrG gene encoding coenzyme-B sulfoethylthiotransferase subunit gamma, whose amino-acid sequence is MAYTPQYGPGTSIVAQNRRNQMNPNYKLEKLREVTDEDVVLVLGHRAPGAAYPSAHPPLAEQQEPADPMRKLVKPTEGAKAGDRVRYVQFADSMFNAPSQPYQRTYAEMYRFRAIDPGTLSGRQIVECRERDLDQYAKTLIETEMFDPALVSMRGATVHGHSLRLAEDGMMFDALQRCVLGEDGVVRYVKDQVGVPLDRAVEVGKPMDAKWLKEHSTIFHSLVGTALREDPEYIEYLQRIHTLRTKYGFMPKEE